Proteins co-encoded in one Accipiter gentilis chromosome 5, bAccGen1.1, whole genome shotgun sequence genomic window:
- the LOC126038199 gene encoding T-cell surface glycoprotein CD3 epsilon chain isoform X1: MGLFYHMCSVSFLAACRFHWKHQPQGCQSDVVEKSKRRRNTRMRLEQSLPILGLLLCVVGTAAQEEFLVEISGTTVTITCPLNTDGISWKLTGMKDGSSEKKYVIENHDSSPTNVSCSAGEKTYEMYLNARVCTNCEELDALAVTGIITADLLITFGVLILVYYFSKNRKGRASAGAGSRPRGQKMQRPPPVPNPDYEPIRKGQREVYAGLESRGF, from the exons ATGGGCTTATTTTATCATATGTGTTCTGTGTCTTTCTTGGCTGCTTGCAGGTTTCACTGGAAACA CCAGCCGCAGGGATGCCAATCTGATGTGGTAGAGAAGAGCAAAAGAAGGAGGAACACAAGGATGAGGTTGGAGCAGTCCTTGCCTATCCTGGGACTCCTGCTGTGTGTGG TTGGCACCGCAGCTCAGGAGG AATTCCTGGTGGAGATTTCCGGAACCACGGTGACAATCACATGTCCCTTGAACACAGATGGCATAAGCTGGAAGTTAACAGGGATGAAAGATGGCAGCAGTGAGAAGAAGTACGTTATAGAGAATCATGACAGCTCTCCTACCAACGTGAGTTGTTCGGCAGGTGAAAAGACGTATGAAATGTACCTGAATGCCAGAG TGTGCACAAACTGTGAGGAGCTGGATGCCTTGGCCGTGACAGGGATCATCACTGCGGACCTTCTCATTACCTTTGGGGTGCTGATTCTGGTCTATTACTTCAGCAAAAACAGGAAGGGGAGAGCAAGCGCTGGCGCTGGCAGTCGGCCACGAG GTCAGAAGATGCAGCGTCCTCCCCCTGTTCCAAACCCGGACTATGAG CCCATCCGGAAAGGCCAGCGGGAAGTGTATGCAGGCCTGGAATCCAGGGGCTTCTGA
- the LOC126038199 gene encoding T-cell surface glycoprotein CD3 epsilon chain isoform X2, protein MQSQPQGCQSDVVEKSKRRRNTRMRLEQSLPILGLLLCVVGTAAQEEFLVEISGTTVTITCPLNTDGISWKLTGMKDGSSEKKYVIENHDSSPTNVSCSAGEKTYEMYLNARVCTNCEELDALAVTGIITADLLITFGVLILVYYFSKNRKGRASAGAGSRPRGQKMQRPPPVPNPDYEPIRKGQREVYAGLESRGF, encoded by the exons ATGCAGAG CCAGCCGCAGGGATGCCAATCTGATGTGGTAGAGAAGAGCAAAAGAAGGAGGAACACAAGGATGAGGTTGGAGCAGTCCTTGCCTATCCTGGGACTCCTGCTGTGTGTGG TTGGCACCGCAGCTCAGGAGG AATTCCTGGTGGAGATTTCCGGAACCACGGTGACAATCACATGTCCCTTGAACACAGATGGCATAAGCTGGAAGTTAACAGGGATGAAAGATGGCAGCAGTGAGAAGAAGTACGTTATAGAGAATCATGACAGCTCTCCTACCAACGTGAGTTGTTCGGCAGGTGAAAAGACGTATGAAATGTACCTGAATGCCAGAG TGTGCACAAACTGTGAGGAGCTGGATGCCTTGGCCGTGACAGGGATCATCACTGCGGACCTTCTCATTACCTTTGGGGTGCTGATTCTGGTCTATTACTTCAGCAAAAACAGGAAGGGGAGAGCAAGCGCTGGCGCTGGCAGTCGGCCACGAG GTCAGAAGATGCAGCGTCCTCCCCCTGTTCCAAACCCGGACTATGAG CCCATCCGGAAAGGCCAGCGGGAAGTGTATGCAGGCCTGGAATCCAGGGGCTTCTGA